A segment of the uncultured Desulfobulbus sp. genome:
GGTCCGGGAGTTTGAGGCCCAGCTCGGATAGCCCGATGATCGCGTTCATCGGCGTGCGGATTTCGTGACTCATATTGGCAATGAATCCGCTTTTGGCCCGGCTGGTGGCCTCCGCTGCTTCCTTGGCCTCCCGCAGAGCGGATTCTGCCTGCACGACCTCGGTCACATCCCGATTCATGCCCACCATACGCACAGGGTGTCCGGATTCATCCCGTTCAACAATCGAGGCCGCGTGAATATATCGCAGTTCGCCGCTGGGCAAGAGGATGCGGAAACCGGTGTCGAAATACTGTTCACCATTCACCGCTGCCATCAGTTCCTCTCCGACGCGTTTCCGATCATCGGGATGACAGCATGATTTCCAAAAGTCGGCATTGACAGAGGTTCCCCCTTCCCTGTCGGTTGCACCGTACATTTGGTACATCCGCTCGTCCCAGGTGAACGTGTTCTCAGCAAAGTTCCATTGCCAGATGCCAATACCCGCCGCTTTCGTGGCCAGTTCCAGCCGTTCCATGGCCGAATTCAACTGGAGATTGCTCTCAATCAACCGCCGTTCGGCATGCTTTCGTTCAGTAATATCACGACCTATGCCGAGGATGCCAAGGACATGACCATGTACATCCTGAAAGGGCACCTTGCGGGTTTCCAGGGTGACGCGGCGACCGTCTGAACGGTAGACGATCTCCTCCTCATTGATGATCACCCGGCCGGAGTCGATGGCCTCCAGGTCTTTTTCACGGAAGAAATCGGCCAAATCGCGGGACACGAAATCGTAGTCGGTCTTGCCGAGAATGTCCTCCTCCGCTGCACCAAAAAATAGTTCGAACTCCGGGTTACAGGCGAGATAGATGCCCTGGGTATCCTTGAGCCATATGAGGTCCGGAATATTGTTGACCACAGTGGCGAGATGATTCTTGGTTTCCTGCAGCGCTTTTTCCATCTCCTTGCGCCGGGTAATATCGCGGGACGAGGCATAGAGATAATTCTGCCCATCAATGCTCACCCCACGGGCGTTGATTTCCACATCAAAAAACGAGCCATCCTTGCGCCGGTGCCTGGTTTCAAAGACGGCTTGTTCCTCGATGAGTTGGTGCATGAGGGTGACTTGGATATTCGGGGGGATGGTTGTGTCCCAATCAGCCACATTCAAGCCTACGGTTTCTTCCGCTGTATAGCCCAGCATGCGGGCGAAGGATTGGCTGCACTCCACCACATTGCCTGCTTCATCAAGGATGTGGATGCCGTCGCTGGCGTTCTCCAAAAGGGTTTTCAGGCGTTTGGTCACGCGCCTTACTTGGGTGAGGTCAAACAGGGTGATCAGGCTCAGTGATTGCTCGCCGTCTCGCAGTCGTGTCCCCTCCGCCTGGATGGTACGAATTTCACCATCCCTGCAATGCAGGAGCATCTCCAAGGGCTGGAACATTTTCCCTTCATCCGCCTCCCTGATCCGCTCTCGCCATATGCGGATCATCTGCTTTCGGTAATTGGTATCCGGGCAGGTTTTGCCCCACCAATCCTCCAGGGTGGGGATATCGTCCAGCTTATACCCGAAAGTTCGGACAAAGGCTGGGTTGAGAAAGACCACCTGCTCCTTCCCATCAACAAGGACCTTGGGTACGGGGGTGGCGTTGATGGTGGCGCGGAAACGCTCCTCGCTTGCACGCAGCTCACGCTCAAATCGTTTTCGGTCGCCAATCTCACGCCAGGACACAAACATCACCAGCCGCCCCTCGTATGTGGCAACGGCAGACGAAACCTCTACCCAGAACTCCTCACCATTCAGACGGCGATGGACCCATTCGAAATGAAGCCGTTCATCGCGAAGCAAGTCTTGAATCTTTGCGGCAACCGCCACAAGAGAGGAGGTCCCGTCGGGTTGGCTGGGGGGGGAAAGATCGCCGGGGGTGAGGCCGATTATCTGATCGCGGCTGCCTCGGAGCATAATTTCGGCGGCACGGTTGCATTCAGTGACGCGCCCGCCGCCCAGTTCCATGATGAAATAGGCGTCCGGCGAATCGGAAAAGAGGGTGCGAAAACGATGTTCACTCTCCTCCAAGTCATGCTGGGCCTGTTTGGAGGCGGTGATATCCTGGATTGTGCCGATGCCGACGACCGGCTTATCCGACTTATCGAACATGACCTCGGCCCGCTCCCTGACCCATCGCATCCGTCCTTGAACCAGGGTCCGGTGTTCGATATCATAAGGCTCGCCTCGCAGCGCCGCCTCCCAGGCCGATGACACCATTTTCCGGTCGTCCGGGTGGACCATGTCCATGAAGGTCTCAAGGGGGATGGGCATCTCGGGCAGCGTAGCGAACATGCGGCTGGTTTCCTCGGACCAGCGCAGCTCATTGGCGAGGATATCAAAGGACCAACTGCCGACTTGGGCCACGGCCTGGGCCCGTTGGAGTTCCTCTCTGCTCCTGGACAACTCCTGCACCGCACGTTTCTGCTCGGTGATGTCACGAAAAGAAACGATCATGCCTTCCTGACCTGTACTGCCCTGTGGGCCTTGTATGGCCGTCACCAGAAGACTCACCGGCAACACGCGCCCATCCTTGCAGATAAAAGTGCCCTCCGCCTCCCGGGGCTGCCCGTCCTGCAGCGTCTGCAGCATCGGGCAATCCATGGCAGTATGCGCTTCGCACTCGGCTTGAGGTTCACAAAACAATATCTGCGGATATCCGCCAACGACCTCCTCTTCACGATACCCCAGCATGCTCAAGGCAGCGGGGTTGATGAAAATGCACCGCCCATTGTGGTCGGTGCCGTATACCCCTTCACCGAGACTGGCCAGCAACAACTGATCCCTGGCGGCCAGATGCCTCGTCTCCTCCAATGACGTCACCAGCAGTTTTCGGGATCTGCTCAGCCCCCTGCCCCCTCCCCACAGGCCGAGCAGGCCAAGTACCCCGATAACGCCATGGCCCCAAAGAAGCCCCTGGATTTGCTGGCCTATTATTGTCCGAAAGGGAACAAAGGGAACAGACACGCTGATGCCGCCACGCACATCCCCTACCTTGTATCCCTGCGTCTGGTGGCATTGCAGGCAGGATTGCTCGGTTACAAGAGGACGCATATAGCGTAAATCCGTACCGTTATCCTGCTCCACCAACTCGACTTGTTCCCCGGCCCCCTGTGCAAACGAGAGCAAGGCCATTCGCTCCCAGGGATCCGGTGCGTTTTGCGGCCTGACAGGCTTCAAACTGGTGATATGGCCCCGTATGCCGCCCTGTGTGGCCCCAAGTTCATGGACCTGCCGGGTCATATAGGCAGGGTTGATCAGGGTGAGAGGCAGACCTGAGGTGGTGACCACGTCCCGCCGGTTGAGGTCCGAGAGGAATGGATTGGGTGGCGTGTATTCGCTCGGCGGCACATAAACGCCGCCGCGTATCGCGTTCCAACGTCTGTAGAGGACATCCTTATCGAAATGGGATTGGGCCTGGATACGAGCGAGTTCAAAAACCGAGGACTCCACCTGATGGCAGTTCCAAGCCAGGGACATGAGAACAATCACAATCCACAGCAGGATGGTGCTCCACAACAGCCTCTGGAACTTTTCTCCATTTTGGGTCTCACTCGTCCACGACATAGCAGCTCCTGACGAAAGAGGAAACTCATTGAATATGCTTGTAAAACGATAGCAGTTCTCGCAAGCGAGAACAAGGTTTCCCTACTGTTGCTCGTCCGCCAGAGGGAATCAGCACCCGGCAGCACTGTTGGGTGGAGTTCTTTCTGCCGGTATAGGGCTGGATACCGGTTGATCCGGCCGAGAAGCGCAAGATGATGCTAAAAAAGAGAGCTAGAGCGGGGAGATGCGAAGACCAAGGAGTTCCGACCGTACTTCCGGGGTGCTTGGGATTCGTATTGGCGCAAACTGGCAGTCGGTCGTGACCTGGTGTTCAACGCCTTCGGCTCTCCCTATGCGGGAATCGGCGGCAACGCCCTGGACTGGCTCGCCCCGGCAACCTGTAAATAGAGATTCATCTACAAACAGCAATAAAGCCGTCGAAGCGAAAACGAAAACAGGGGGATCACCGTGTTGGTGCCCTCCCGAGCAAACGGCAGAGGCTTCTGCGAAAGCGGGCAGCAGGAAAAACGATTGAGGCTGACCGGCCCCTGGCAATGCCAAAAGCCCGTCGGCCTCAAATATGGGGACTGATTAGTTGAATCTGGGCAGGGCTACCGCTTCAAAACCATATTGCTTGAGGATTTCCTGGCCAGCAGGGGAAAGGATAAACATGGCCAGCCGCCAAGCCTCAGCGGAGGCACCGTTCCTGACCAGCAGGCCATAATCGGCGCCGACAGCCAAATCTTCCGGAATGGCGACAATCTTGAGCGCCGGCACTTCCTTTTGCGCCAACACCGCGTTGGTGCAGTAGGTCAGAAAGACATCCGCCCTCTTCTCTCCCATGACCCAACCGTACTGATTGCGGCCTTGGGGAGCTTTCTCGCTGGCCGGACCACCGGTGAGTTGCAGCGCCTTTTGCGAGAGGGATGCAAAGCTGCCTGGCTTGACCTTGTCGGCCATTTCAAATAGTTTCCAGGCATAGTCCCCGCTCGGATCCGCCTTGGGGGTCGAGGTTCCTAATCTGATATCTTTCTTCAGCATGGTCTCGAGCAGATTCTCCGGACGCACCTCAACCTCAGCCTGGGCAATCGCACAGAGCTGGTTGCGGGTAAACAAGGTAACCGGGCTTCCCCAACCGCTGGCTGCCAATTTTTCCGGGTGGGCCATGTTCGCTGACGCAAAGACATCCGGGGCTTCGCCGCCCTCTATGGCTTTTCGCAGCAGGCCGCTTGGTCCGAATTTAGTGGTCACCTTGACCTGGTAGGTCTTCTCATAGGCGGCTGCCACATCACCAAGAGCGTTTTTCAAACTGCCCGCAGCATAGAGGGTGAGTTGTTCCGCTTGCGCGGTTCCAAGAGCGAACATGAAAAAAGTGGTGAAAACGATAAAATTCCGCATCATTTGCATAGGACCTCCTTTGGTTTTGATATTTGCCAGCATTATGTGGCATGGGTTGTCGCCTCCTTGACGGACATGCAGATTTCATAGAAGAGCGGAAAGATCCCTCCTCCCCTCCAGTAGACCACCACCGCAGGCGTTTCTCGCAGGGCCGTCCACAGATAGTCGGATTATATCAAAAGAGTTCGTCTTTTATTTCATACAAATTGCAATTTTCCCAACGCCTCTCAAACACGAAAGAAAACAGGGGCTCTGCAGCGGAGAACAGATCATGGAGGTGTAGCCGGTTTTTTGCACACAAAATAAAAATAATTTGAACGTAACATTTTGACTCCTATAATGAAAACAGTGCGGACTGACACCAGCTTGAACGACACATCAATTTGTCAGCTCCTGATTTCATCCTTGAAACCGTTTGCGGTAAAGCTCCACAAAACTCTGCTGGATGTATCCTTCACGGGGGAGGATTGATGAAAGTTGAACTTGGACCTGTAACGCGGCTGGAGGGACATCTGAATGTCAAGACCGAGGTCGCCGACAATAGGGTTGTTGACGCTCGATGCGAAGGAGAGATGTTCCGCGGGTTCGAGCGCATCCTCCAGGGAAGGCATCCCCTTGACGCCCAGCAGATCACCCAGAGAATTTGCGGCATCTGCCCCTATGCCCATGCCCTGGCCTCCTCCTATGCACAGGAGGCGGCTTACAACATCTCTGCCCCGGAAAACGGCCGTATCCTGCAAAACCTGATTCAGGGGGCAAATCACCTCTATGATTACCTGCTCAACTTTTACCAACTGAGCGCGATCGATTTTATCGATGTCACCGCAATCCTCAAGTACTCCGGCAACGATCGCGACCTCAACCACCTCAAGGCTTGGGTGCAACACAAACTTGCAAGTGGCAAGTCCCATGGACCTGCCCCCTTTCTCCCCCGCCTCCAGGGTGACTATGTGGAGAGCGCCGAAATCAATATCGGCGCCCTCAACAATTACATCAAATCCCTGGAGATACAGCGAAAAAGCAACCAGGCCTCTGCGATCTTCGGTGGCAAGTTCCCCCATTCGACCTCAATTTTCCCGGGAGGATGCACCCAGGAGGCTCGTATCGACCTGATCCTCGCCTACAAATCGATGATCGAGGAGGTCAGGGCCTTCATCCACAACAATTACCTTGCCGACATCAAGGCCGTCGCCTCCCTCTACCCCGAATATTGGACCATCGGCGCGTCCAAAGGAGGCTTCCTCTCTGCGGGCCTCTTTCCCCGTGGCCCTGAAGCCGACACGGATCGCCTCTTCTCGGCGGGATTCGTGACCGAGCAGGCAACACCGGCGGCACCGTTTGCCCTTGACGATCTCACGGAGGAGACGACCCATTCCCGCTATGCACTTAGAGGACCGTCCAACATTAAAGATGGGACCCTTGTTCCCGATCCCTCCCGGGGATACTCCTGGATAAAGGCCCCCCGCTATCAGGGGCAGGCCATGGAAGTCGGTCCATCCGCCCGTTTGATCGTCTCCTATCATCACCCCAAGGACACCAGGATCAAGGAGGTGGTGGACGGCTACCTGCAAGCGTTGAACCTTCGCGTGTCCCACCTCAACTCCGTTCTCGGCCGACATCTGAGCCGGGGGATCAATGCAGTGATCATCGCCGATTACCTGCTCGAGGCATGTGAACAACTAACGCCAGGAGAGCCGACCATGGCGGAGTACAAAATACCCGCAAGCGGAGAAGGAATGGGCATGACCGAGGCCTCCCGCGGCGCCCTGCTGCATTATCTGCGCGTACGCAAGGGCGTGATCGACAAATACGAATGCGTCGTACCCACGACCTGGAACTGCTCCCCGCGAGACGGCAAGGATGTGCCCGGAGCGTTGGAGTCAGCCCTTATCGGCCTGCACGTCGCCTCTCCGGAGCAGCAACTGGAGTCACTGCGGGTCATCCACTCTTTTGACCCCTGCCTGGCCTGCGCCGTTCATTGAGAGGTCTGCACCATGGATGAGATCAAGATCAATCGACGGCAGGCCTTGCAGTATGCCACGGCCCTTGCCGCCATGTTCGGGTTTGCCGGTTTGCCGGAACCGGTCCAGGCTGCGCTCAAAAAATCCAATCTCGATGCCCTGCCCCAGGTGATCTACCTCCAGGGGCTATCATGCACGGGGTGCTCCATCTCTTTGCTCCAGACCGCCAATCCCTCGCCCCTGCAGTGTATCACCGAATACGCGAATCTGAGCTTTCATGCGGATCTTTCGGCAACGTCGGGGAAACAGGCCTTGGAACTGATCGACCATTTCCTCAGTGGGGGGGCTGGCGAGTACTTCCTCGCCATTGAAGGGGCCATCCCGGAAGGGATGCCGGAGGCCTGCAAGATTGGCCCGAAACCCTTGAGCAGTTATATTGCCGAGGGCGCGCGCACGGCTGCCGGGATAATTGCGGTGGGCACCTGCGCCTCCTTCGGTGGGATTCCGGCTGCCGAGGGCAATCCAACCGGTGCCGTCAGCGTACCGCAATTCCTGGAAAAACGAGGGATCGACACGCTGCTGATCACCATACCCGGTTGCCCGGTCCACCCGGATTGGGTGTGGCACACCATCACCCACCTGGTGAAGGTCGGGGTGCCGGAGTTGACCGACCACAAATCGCCGAAACTCTTTTTCGGCCAGAATCTGCACAACTCCTGCCCCAGGTATCACTTTTTCCAGGAAGAGATCTTTGCCAAAAAACTGGGCGATCCAGGATGCCTGTTCAAGCTGGGTTGCCTTGGCCCGACCACCTTTGCCGACTGCCCGACCCGTTGGTGGAATGACGGGAAGGCCTGGTGCGTCGGTGCCAATGCCCCCTGTATCGGTTGCGCCTCACCGACCTTTGCCCTGAAGAAAGAGTTCCCCTTCTATCGAACCGAAATAGAGTAGAGGAGACGATCATGGCCCGCCTCTTTGCACGGCTTCGCATCTCGAGCAAGTTCATCCTCTCCATAGCCCCGGTCTTGATCATCCTGTTGACAGGGGCAGGCCTGATTTTTGACCGCTATATCAGTGAGAAGCTGACAGAATCGTATAAAAAATCCGTCCTCATCCTTGCCGAATCGCTGCATGAGGCCGTGAAAGGATCGTTGGAACGGGGACAAATGGGCAACTTCCAGAAGATTCTCTGGAACCAGCGGAAGATCAAGGGGATTCTCGATGTCTCCCTCTACAGCAAGGACGGTCGGTTGAACATGACCTCGAGCCAGATGTCGGCCGACAGGGGCGACAGCGAAGTCCTGGCCAGGGAGATCTTCACCCGTTCGCAGACGGAAAAACAGCAGTTCGTCACCCTGACCGAGGATGCCATGCTGGTGGTCACCCCCCAGGTGGCGAATACAGATTGCATCCGCTGCCACCAGGGCTGGCGCACCAATGAACTCGGAGGCATCATCCAACTCGCCTACGACCTGCGGCCTCTCAACGAATCCATCACCAATCAGCGGATGATGCTCATTTACGGTTGTGCAGCTCTGGTGAGCGTTGTCGGCGTCCTCCTCTTTTTCCTGACCAGGACCATCACCACCCCGGTTTTGCAGATGACCAAAACAATGCGTCTTCTTGCCGACAATGAACTCCATGTGCAGATTCCCGGTGAGCACCGGCGTGACGAGATTGGCGAAATGGCGAGAGCGATACAGGTCTTCAAGCAGAATGCGCAGGCAAAAGATCAACTGGAAAGACGGATGAGCGGGTTGGCTGGGGAGTTTGAAGAGAATGTGGGTTCGACCCTCACCTCAGTGCTTGTCGAGCTGAACAATATCGATGAAGCCGTAAAAACGGTTCTGGACACCGCCAAAACGACCATTGCAATTTCCGAGACGTCGGTCACCTCTTCGCAATCGACCACCGCAAACATCCAATCCGTGGCCGCAGCCATTGAGGAGATGAATGCCACCAACAACGGCATCAGTGCAAAGGTTCTGGAAGCGTCTTCCGTATCGTCCGAGGCGGTCAAATCGATCATGGCGGCGAGAGAGGTTGCCAACAAGCTCAACGTCAATGCCAAGGAAATAGAGAATATCATTTCCATTATCTCCGACATTGCCGAACAGACCAATCTCCTCGCGCTCAACGCCACCATCGAGGCGGCCAGGGCGGGAGACGCCGGAAAAGGCTTTGCGGTTGTCGCCACCGAGGTCAAGGAGTTGGCCTTCCAGACCAAAACCTCCACTGCGAAAATTTCCGACCAGATCAGAAATATTCAACATGCCACCTCCGATTCCGCCAACTCGATCGAGTCGATCTCTGCGACCCTGGAACGGATCAACACGATCTCCAAAGAAATCGAGCTCGCCGTCTCGACCCAGCTGGACGTGAGCCATGAAATTACCCAGAGCACGCAAACCGTGGCCTGTGAAACCTCTGGGATGTCCAAGGGACTGGGCGACGTGGTCGCTGCAACCGATGCAACGGGGCAGGCCGCACACCTGGTGGGCGAGAAAATCTCCGCGCTCATTGAACAGACCGAAAAGGTGCAGCACAACCTGCGTGAGTTCATCACCCAGATTCGGGTGTGACAGCCTCCCCCCCCGGCTCAGGGAACAAGCGGCCAGAACAGGGGGATGGCGATCATCAACACCACCAGAATCAGCAGGGTCAAGGGAACCCCGACCTTGACGTAATCCATGAACCGGTAACCGCCCGGCCCCATGACCAGGACATTGGCCGGATGGGAGATGGGCGAGGTGAAGCTGGAGGAGGCGGCCATGGCGATCCCCATCATCAGGGGATAGGGAGAGATGCCTAGGCCTGTCGAGGTTTTCAGGGCAATGGGCACCATCAACACCACCAGGGCCGCAGTGGGAATGATACTGGTGGCGAGAAAGGTGATGCTCATCATCCCAAAGAGAATCGCATGCGGCCCATAGGGCCCGAGAATATCGATCACCGAGGCGGCGATCAAGGCGGCAGCCCCTGATTTTTCCAGGGCAACGCCCAGGGGGAGCATCCCTGCGATGAGAAAAACCGCCTTCCACTCAATATAGCGGTAGGCCTCCTCCATGGTCAAGCACTTACTGAGGACCATCAAGGCCGCCCCGATCACCACCGCGATGTAGATCGGCACCCAGCCGAGAATGACCGGCAGCAGCACCGCCCCCATGATGGCCAGGGCCACTTTTGCCTTCTCCTCCCGGGCCGGTTCCTGCATATTTTCGGTAAGCATGAGAAAATCCGGCGCCCTTCCCAAAAGCGCCAACCGCTTCCAGTCGCCAAAGAGGAGCAGGGCATCTCCCAACTGCAACCGCAGGTCGCGCAGCCCCGACCGCTTGACCTCCCCCTTGCGCCAGGCAGCAAGAACGGTCACCCCGTATTTTTCACGAAATTTGATTTCCTGCAAGGTATGGCCAAGGAGATTTGAATAGGGGGAGAGCACCACCTCCACCAGCCCCACCTTTTCATTTTCCAGGATGGAGACGTCCTCAAATCGCTCGTCGCCCCTGACAAACACCCCTTCAAGGCCGCGCAGGAGAAAGACCGCGATCATGTCCGAAAGGCCTGAGATAATCAACCTGTCCCCCGGCTCGAAGAGCATATCCGAGGCAGGGATCAAGGCGGTGCCGTCTTCGCGGACGATACAAAGGATCTGCACATCCAAGGCATCGCCGAGACAACTTTCAGTGACGCTCTGGCCAAGGAGCTGGGAATCATTGGGCACGCTGAGCAGGCGGATTTCCTTGCCAAATCCGTAGGTTCGACGGACCTCCGATGGCGCAAGCAACGTCGGCGGAAGAAAACCTGTCTCCTGGCTCAGGGCCAGCACCCGATCCAGCGGGCCACAGACCACCAGGATATCCCCTTCCCGCAGGGGAACGAATTTGACATGCTCGGTAATGGTGTCCCCCTGCCGCTTGATGGAAAGGATATTGAGCCCATACCGGTTGCGGAATTCGGTTTCCGCAATGGTTTGCCCGAGCCATTCGGGCCCCGCCCCAAGGGGAATTTCCGCCACCTCCAGCCCATACTCGTGCAGGCTTGATTGTGCCGGAAGGGGGATCTCGTTGAGCAGCTGCCCCCAGTTGTTCATTTCCACAATCCGGTCAAACCGCCCTTCCACGATCAACTCATCGCCCATGCGAATGACCTCGCTGATCTCCGGGGCCAAGGTCGATATGCGGCCGCGGGTTATACCGATGACATTCAGCCCCAGGCTGGAGCCGAGGTGACTCTCCACCAGGGTTTTGCCGATCAGGGCGGAGTGTTCCGGAATTTTAATGCGGAACACTCGTTCCTG
Coding sequences within it:
- a CDS encoding PAS domain S-box protein, which codes for MSWTSETQNGEKFQRLLWSTILLWIVIVLMSLAWNCHQVESSVFELARIQAQSHFDKDVLYRRWNAIRGGVYVPPSEYTPPNPFLSDLNRRDVVTTSGLPLTLINPAYMTRQVHELGATQGGIRGHITSLKPVRPQNAPDPWERMALLSFAQGAGEQVELVEQDNGTDLRYMRPLVTEQSCLQCHQTQGYKVGDVRGGISVSVPFVPFRTIIGQQIQGLLWGHGVIGVLGLLGLWGGGRGLSRSRKLLVTSLEETRHLAARDQLLLASLGEGVYGTDHNGRCIFINPAALSMLGYREEEVVGGYPQILFCEPQAECEAHTAMDCPMLQTLQDGQPREAEGTFICKDGRVLPVSLLVTAIQGPQGSTGQEGMIVSFRDITEQKRAVQELSRSREELQRAQAVAQVGSWSFDILANELRWSEETSRMFATLPEMPIPLETFMDMVHPDDRKMVSSAWEAALRGEPYDIEHRTLVQGRMRWVRERAEVMFDKSDKPVVGIGTIQDITASKQAQHDLEESEHRFRTLFSDSPDAYFIMELGGGRVTECNRAAEIMLRGSRDQIIGLTPGDLSPPSQPDGTSSLVAVAAKIQDLLRDERLHFEWVHRRLNGEEFWVEVSSAVATYEGRLVMFVSWREIGDRKRFERELRASEERFRATINATPVPKVLVDGKEQVVFLNPAFVRTFGYKLDDIPTLEDWWGKTCPDTNYRKQMIRIWRERIREADEGKMFQPLEMLLHCRDGEIRTIQAEGTRLRDGEQSLSLITLFDLTQVRRVTKRLKTLLENASDGIHILDEAGNVVECSQSFARMLGYTAEETVGLNVADWDTTIPPNIQVTLMHQLIEEQAVFETRHRRKDGSFFDVEINARGVSIDGQNYLYASSRDITRRKEMEKALQETKNHLATVVNNIPDLIWLKDTQGIYLACNPEFELFFGAAEEDILGKTDYDFVSRDLADFFREKDLEAIDSGRVIINEEEIVYRSDGRRVTLETRKVPFQDVHGHVLGILGIGRDITERKHAERRLIESNLQLNSAMERLELATKAAGIGIWQWNFAENTFTWDERMYQMYGATDREGGTSVNADFWKSCCHPDDRKRVGEELMAAVNGEQYFDTGFRILLPSGELRYIHAASIVERDESGHPVRMVGMNRDVTEVVQAESALREAKEAAEATSRAKSGFIANMSHEIRTPMNAIIGLSELGLKLPDLSPRLLDYLGKIRTSSKALLSIINDILDFSKIEAGHLALDAVPFDLEEVLQSVADLFSVGADEKGVELVVELAPNVPRRLRSDPVRLGQVLNNLVGNAVKFTQAGEVWVRVHCLREPPHAGDSAVIQFIVRDTGIGIDKEMQEHLFKPFQQADGSITRRFGGTGLGLTISRYLVQRMGGELSVESELGRGSCFSFTLVLPVEARDDAARFQEEMGTMRVLVVDDLDSSREMLRKTLHSWNFDVSEASSGPDALECLLQTGKDMQPPYDLILLDWAMPEMGGMMVAKRLQEMVARGVLPQTPIIMLITAQGPEQLLPSIPDLQLAAVLTKPVMPSRLFDAIMDVRGAGRRKSSLGIKESLEDRAMPLRGAKVLLVEDNETNQLVARHILERMGMIVTPAWNGAQALRLLNEKPFDAVLMDLHMPEMDGLEATRRIRAQGQFNALPVIAMTAAVMAKDRTACAAAGMNDHLPKPINQEDLLACLLRWIAPQNGKDLPAPALPSLPAASVGELGIAGLDSRMALKRLNGDLELFHSLLRPLVEKDTALLEALGRDLANNRWDEAAAGLHTLRGMLGNIGATEVAMQALALEEQIKSGANPRADAALAQLGNALHRLHDGVDKYLRGVENGTGLESDARTTDLDRKALGELIRALDEQNLAALEQFETMAPAMANHLSADQRRRLRDAMDCLDFRAALDILQQLGQTTCKSN
- a CDS encoding molybdate ABC transporter substrate-binding protein; this translates as MMRNFIVFTTFFMFALGTAQAEQLTLYAAGSLKNALGDVAAAYEKTYQVKVTTKFGPSGLLRKAIEGGEAPDVFASANMAHPEKLAASGWGSPVTLFTRNQLCAIAQAEVEVRPENLLETMLKKDIRLGTSTPKADPSGDYAWKLFEMADKVKPGSFASLSQKALQLTGGPASEKAPQGRNQYGWVMGEKRADVFLTYCTNAVLAQKEVPALKIVAIPEDLAVGADYGLLVRNGASAEAWRLAMFILSPAGQEILKQYGFEAVALPRFN
- a CDS encoding nickel-dependent hydrogenase large subunit encodes the protein MKVELGPVTRLEGHLNVKTEVADNRVVDARCEGEMFRGFERILQGRHPLDAQQITQRICGICPYAHALASSYAQEAAYNISAPENGRILQNLIQGANHLYDYLLNFYQLSAIDFIDVTAILKYSGNDRDLNHLKAWVQHKLASGKSHGPAPFLPRLQGDYVESAEINIGALNNYIKSLEIQRKSNQASAIFGGKFPHSTSIFPGGCTQEARIDLILAYKSMIEEVRAFIHNNYLADIKAVASLYPEYWTIGASKGGFLSAGLFPRGPEADTDRLFSAGFVTEQATPAAPFALDDLTEETTHSRYALRGPSNIKDGTLVPDPSRGYSWIKAPRYQGQAMEVGPSARLIVSYHHPKDTRIKEVVDGYLQALNLRVSHLNSVLGRHLSRGINAVIIADYLLEACEQLTPGEPTMAEYKIPASGEGMGMTEASRGALLHYLRVRKGVIDKYECVVPTTWNCSPRDGKDVPGALESALIGLHVASPEQQLESLRVIHSFDPCLACAVH
- a CDS encoding hydrogenase small subunit encodes the protein MDEIKINRRQALQYATALAAMFGFAGLPEPVQAALKKSNLDALPQVIYLQGLSCTGCSISLLQTANPSPLQCITEYANLSFHADLSATSGKQALELIDHFLSGGAGEYFLAIEGAIPEGMPEACKIGPKPLSSYIAEGARTAAGIIAVGTCASFGGIPAAEGNPTGAVSVPQFLEKRGIDTLLITIPGCPVHPDWVWHTITHLVKVGVPELTDHKSPKLFFGQNLHNSCPRYHFFQEEIFAKKLGDPGCLFKLGCLGPTTFADCPTRWWNDGKAWCVGANAPCIGCASPTFALKKEFPFYRTEIE
- a CDS encoding methyl-accepting chemotaxis protein, which encodes MARLFARLRISSKFILSIAPVLIILLTGAGLIFDRYISEKLTESYKKSVLILAESLHEAVKGSLERGQMGNFQKILWNQRKIKGILDVSLYSKDGRLNMTSSQMSADRGDSEVLAREIFTRSQTEKQQFVTLTEDAMLVVTPQVANTDCIRCHQGWRTNELGGIIQLAYDLRPLNESITNQRMMLIYGCAALVSVVGVLLFFLTRTITTPVLQMTKTMRLLADNELHVQIPGEHRRDEIGEMARAIQVFKQNAQAKDQLERRMSGLAGEFEENVGSTLTSVLVELNNIDEAVKTVLDTAKTTIAISETSVTSSQSTTANIQSVAAAIEEMNATNNGISAKVLEASSVSSEAVKSIMAAREVANKLNVNAKEIENIISIISDIAEQTNLLALNATIEAARAGDAGKGFAVVATEVKELAFQTKTSTAKISDQIRNIQHATSDSANSIESISATLERINTISKEIELAVSTQLDVSHEITQSTQTVACETSGMSKGLGDVVAATDATGQAAHLVGEKISALIEQTEKVQHNLREFITQIRV
- a CDS encoding SLC13 family permease, encoding MTAEIVLVLAILAVVILVLMTEWMPLEVLALLVLGILAVTGLVDPIEALAGFSNPAVVTIWAVFILSGGLTRTGIADILGRSLLRLVGKNSSRLVIVIMVISGGLSSFMNNIAVAALMLPVVMDLARKTGQSPSLLLMPLAYGTLLGGLTTMIGTPPNILVSEALRANNLEPFKLFDFSPIGLLVMGIGTLFVALVGVRLLPKSSALVSAEGLSKNGGLAQYRLQERVFRIKIPEHSALIGKTLVESHLGSSLGLNVIGITRGRISTLAPEISEVIRMGDELIVEGRFDRIVEMNNWGQLLNEIPLPAQSSLHEYGLEVAEIPLGAGPEWLGQTIAETEFRNRYGLNILSIKRQGDTITEHVKFVPLREGDILVVCGPLDRVLALSQETGFLPPTLLAPSEVRRTYGFGKEIRLLSVPNDSQLLGQSVTESCLGDALDVQILCIVREDGTALIPASDMLFEPGDRLIISGLSDMIAVFLLRGLEGVFVRGDERFEDVSILENEKVGLVEVVLSPYSNLLGHTLQEIKFREKYGVTVLAAWRKGEVKRSGLRDLRLQLGDALLLFGDWKRLALLGRAPDFLMLTENMQEPAREEKAKVALAIMGAVLLPVILGWVPIYIAVVIGAALMVLSKCLTMEEAYRYIEWKAVFLIAGMLPLGVALEKSGAAALIAASVIDILGPYGPHAILFGMMSITFLATSIIPTAALVVLMVPIALKTSTGLGISPYPLMMGIAMAASSSFTSPISHPANVLVMGPGGYRFMDYVKVGVPLTLLILVVLMIAIPLFWPLVP